One Nocardioides oleivorans DNA segment encodes these proteins:
- a CDS encoding NAD-dependent epimerase/dehydratase family protein, producing MNTIHVVTGAGPVGSTVAQQLADAGHQVRLLTRSGSGPVHPLIERCRVDVSQPGALVEAFAGAVAVHHCIHGSAYDSKVWRAELPQAEQAVLEAAGRVGAVVVFPESLYSYGQVDGVITEATPRTATTGKLGVRTELLAQRDASSTPTVSVAASDFYGPVVRTAHAGERLVPTVLAGRTMRVLGSLDQPHSFTYVPDLAAAMVTAAGREDLWNSFLHAPTAPALTQRELITRVAQAAGVPTPKVASIPVGVMSAMGVASRTMREMAETGYMFSRPFVMDSSASEGRLGLSPTSLDDGLATTVAWWRAQDQQAA from the coding sequence ATGAACACGATCCACGTCGTCACCGGAGCCGGCCCCGTCGGTTCGACCGTCGCGCAGCAGCTGGCCGACGCCGGCCACCAGGTCCGGCTCCTCACCCGGTCCGGCAGCGGCCCGGTCCACCCGCTCATCGAGCGCTGCCGTGTCGACGTCTCGCAGCCCGGGGCGCTGGTGGAGGCCTTCGCCGGTGCGGTCGCGGTGCACCACTGCATCCACGGGTCGGCGTACGACTCCAAGGTCTGGCGCGCGGAGCTGCCGCAGGCCGAGCAGGCCGTCCTCGAGGCGGCCGGCCGCGTCGGCGCCGTCGTCGTCTTCCCCGAGAGCCTCTACTCCTACGGCCAGGTCGACGGCGTGATCACCGAGGCCACCCCCCGCACCGCGACGACGGGCAAGCTCGGCGTGCGCACCGAGCTGCTCGCCCAGCGCGACGCGTCGAGCACCCCGACGGTCAGCGTCGCGGCATCCGACTTCTACGGCCCGGTCGTGCGCACCGCCCACGCCGGCGAGCGGCTGGTCCCGACCGTGCTGGCCGGGAGGACGATGCGGGTGCTCGGCAGCCTCGACCAGCCGCACTCGTTCACCTACGTCCCCGACCTGGCCGCGGCAATGGTCACCGCGGCCGGTCGCGAGGACCTGTGGAACTCCTTCCTCCACGCCCCGACCGCGCCCGCCCTCACGCAGCGGGAGCTGATCACGAGGGTCGCGCAGGCGGCCGGCGTCCCCACCCCGAAGGTGGCGTCGATCCCGGTCGGCGTGATGAGCGCGATGGGCGTCGCGTCGCGGACGATGCGGGAGATGGCGGAGACGGGCTACATGTTCAGCCGGCCCTTCGTGATGGACTCCAGCGCGAGCGAGGGACGACTCGGCCTCTCCCCCACGTCGCTCGACGACGGGCTCGCCACGACGGTCGCGTGGTGGCGTGCGCAGGACCAGCAGGCCGCCTGA
- a CDS encoding SpoIID/LytB domain-containing protein — translation MPRTTHLVRLLLVVLASALLLPVLPASAEAPPRKKVETWTVAGSTAITITGHGYGHGHGLSQYGAQGAALQGLTWQQIDEFYYPGTTWGRIAGKVRVLITADTGRDVQVVARPGIRVGSLERPRNWRLPTNRATKWRLVGQGSDTRVQWTAGGPWRTWKKLRGHAEFSSTTSAPLTLVLPGGSRRDYRGTLQSASARQSTKRETVNRLPMESYLRGVVPQEVPALWQPAAVSAQSVAARTYAAFERSHPSAAHYDLCDTSLCQVYGGVDIEHPAATEAIRATAKQGLFYDGRPAFTQFSASNGGFSAAGSMPYLVAQTDPYDGVDNPKYSTWTSTVDDTQVERQWPAIGDLVGIEVASRDGNGDLGGRVIDMAFIGTAGTVRVDGDDVRSAFGLNSDWFTFAVTPRQKGQARE, via the coding sequence ATGCCCCGCACGACCCACCTGGTCCGCCTGCTGCTCGTGGTCCTCGCGAGCGCGCTGCTGCTCCCCGTCCTCCCCGCGAGCGCCGAGGCGCCGCCGCGCAAGAAGGTCGAGACGTGGACCGTGGCGGGCAGCACCGCCATCACCATCACCGGGCACGGCTACGGCCACGGGCACGGGCTGTCGCAGTACGGCGCCCAGGGCGCGGCCCTGCAGGGGCTGACCTGGCAGCAGATCGACGAGTTCTACTACCCCGGCACCACGTGGGGTCGGATCGCCGGCAAGGTCCGCGTGCTCATCACCGCCGACACCGGCCGCGACGTGCAGGTCGTCGCCCGGCCCGGGATCCGCGTCGGCAGCCTCGAGCGCCCGCGCAACTGGCGGCTGCCGACCAACCGCGCGACGAAGTGGCGGCTCGTCGGCCAGGGCAGCGACACCCGGGTGCAGTGGACCGCGGGCGGTCCGTGGCGCACCTGGAAGAAGCTGCGCGGCCACGCCGAGTTCTCCTCCACCACGAGCGCCCCGCTGACCCTGGTGCTCCCCGGCGGCAGCCGCCGTGACTACCGCGGGACGCTGCAGTCCGCCTCCGCGCGGCAGAGCACCAAGCGCGAGACGGTCAACAGGCTCCCGATGGAGTCCTACCTCCGCGGCGTCGTCCCGCAGGAGGTGCCCGCGCTGTGGCAGCCCGCCGCGGTCAGCGCGCAGTCCGTCGCGGCCCGCACCTACGCCGCCTTCGAGCGCTCGCACCCCTCGGCCGCCCACTACGACCTCTGCGACACCTCGCTGTGCCAGGTCTACGGCGGCGTCGACATCGAGCACCCGGCGGCCACCGAGGCGATCAGGGCGACCGCGAAGCAGGGGCTGTTCTACGACGGCCGGCCGGCCTTCACCCAGTTCTCCGCGAGCAACGGCGGCTTCTCCGCCGCCGGCTCGATGCCCTACCTCGTCGCGCAGACCGACCCCTACGACGGCGTCGACAACCCGAAGTACTCCACCTGGACCTCGACCGTCGACGACACCCAGGTCGAGCGGCAGTGGCCCGCGATCGGCGACCTCGTCGGCATCGAGGTCGCCTCGCGCGACGGCAACGGCGACCTCGGCGGCCGGGTCATCGACATGGCGTTCATCGGCACCGCCGGCACCGTCCGCGTCGACGGCGACGACGTGCGGTCCGCGTTCGGGCTCAACTCCGACTGGTTCACCTTCGCCGTCACGCCCCGGCAGAAGGGCCAGGCGCGCGAGTGA
- a CDS encoding FAD-binding oxidoreductase, protein MTLTTARDAVLVDLDDLAGLLPPGTLLTDPASTARYSHDEAEWAPYAVPLAVARPTSAEQVRTLVRWCVEHDVPVVPRGAGTGLSGGANAVSGGIVVSFEQMAAVTRIDPVERLAVVQPGVVNDDLRAAVAEHGLWYPPDPASSPWSTIGGNVATNAGGLCCVKYGVTGDYVLALEVVTGTGELVRVGRETAKGVAGYDLVSLLVGSEGTLGLVTEITVRLRPARPAEQTVVGFFDSLVAAGEAVAAVARAGTIPSALELLDRHCLTAVNDWKNLGIEADCEAILLARVDGPGAAGIAEAEAVLAAFEGAGATFAARSEDEAEADAMFAARRLAYPALERLGPVLTEDVCVPVGRVPEMLAAVQAIAERHDVLIANIAHAGDGNLHPLIITPAGDDEARVRAQHAFDDIIVEALACGGTVTGEHGVGLLKRAGLAAELPLAVVDMHRAIRRALDPHGVLNPGKVVT, encoded by the coding sequence ATGACCCTCACGACCGCCCGCGACGCCGTGCTGGTCGACCTCGACGACCTGGCCGGGCTGCTGCCGCCCGGCACGCTGCTCACCGACCCGGCCTCGACGGCCCGCTACAGCCACGACGAGGCCGAGTGGGCGCCGTACGCCGTCCCGCTGGCCGTGGCCCGGCCGACCTCTGCCGAGCAGGTGCGCACCCTCGTGCGCTGGTGCGTCGAGCACGACGTGCCCGTCGTGCCGCGCGGCGCCGGCACCGGCCTGTCGGGCGGGGCGAACGCGGTGTCGGGGGGCATCGTCGTCAGCTTCGAGCAGATGGCCGCCGTGACGCGCATCGACCCGGTCGAGCGCCTGGCCGTCGTCCAGCCCGGGGTCGTGAACGACGACCTGCGCGCGGCGGTCGCCGAGCACGGCCTGTGGTACCCGCCGGACCCGGCCAGCTCCCCCTGGTCGACCATCGGCGGCAACGTCGCGACCAACGCGGGCGGCCTGTGCTGCGTGAAGTACGGCGTCACCGGCGACTACGTCCTCGCCCTCGAGGTCGTCACCGGCACAGGTGAGCTCGTGCGCGTGGGCCGCGAGACCGCCAAGGGCGTCGCGGGCTACGACCTGGTCTCCCTGCTGGTCGGCTCCGAGGGCACCCTCGGCCTGGTCACCGAGATCACCGTGCGGCTGCGGCCGGCGCGCCCGGCCGAGCAGACGGTCGTCGGCTTCTTCGACTCGCTCGTCGCGGCCGGCGAGGCCGTGGCCGCGGTGGCGCGTGCCGGCACCATCCCCTCCGCGCTCGAGCTGCTCGACCGCCACTGCCTCACGGCCGTCAACGACTGGAAGAACCTCGGCATCGAGGCCGACTGCGAGGCGATCCTCCTCGCCCGGGTCGACGGCCCGGGCGCCGCCGGGATCGCCGAGGCCGAGGCCGTCCTGGCCGCCTTCGAGGGCGCCGGCGCGACGTTCGCGGCGCGCTCGGAGGACGAGGCGGAGGCCGACGCGATGTTCGCCGCCCGTCGCCTGGCCTACCCCGCCCTCGAGCGGCTCGGACCGGTGCTCACCGAGGACGTCTGCGTGCCGGTCGGCCGGGTGCCCGAGATGCTCGCCGCCGTGCAGGCGATCGCGGAGCGCCACGACGTGCTGATCGCCAACATCGCCCACGCGGGCGACGGCAACCTGCACCCGCTGATCATCACCCCCGCCGGCGACGACGAGGCGCGCGTGCGCGCCCAGCATGCCTTCGACGACATCATCGTCGAGGCCCTGGCGTGCGGCGGGACGGTCACGGGAGAGCACGGGGTCGGCCTGCTGAAGCGTGCCGGGCTGGCCGCCGAGCTGCCCCTGGCCGTCGTCGACATGCACCGCGCGATCCGGCGGGCGCTCGACCCCCACGGGGTGCTCAACCCCGGCAAGGTCGTCACCTGA
- a CDS encoding pyruvate carboxylase, translated as MFSKVLVANRGEIAVRAFRAAREVGARTVAVFPHEDRGSEHRMKAEEAYQIGEVGHPVRAYLDPEAIVQVAVDCGADAIYPGYGFLSENPALAEACAAAGITFIGPSADVLTLTGNKARAIAAAKAAGVPVLESVPPSTDVDELLEAAEAIEAPLFVKAVAGGGGRGMRRVDDRADLREAIETCMREAEGAFGDPTVFIEQAVVDPRHIEVQILSDGTGSEDGVIHLYERDCSVQRRHQKVVEIAPAPNLDPELRMRICADAVRFAREINYKNAGTVEFLLDPSGKYVFIEMNPRIQVEHTVTEEVTGVDLVQSQMRIAAGATLADLELTQDSVSPRGFALQCRITTEDPANGFRPDTGRISMYRSPGGPGVRLDGGTTYTGAEISPHFDSMLAKLTCRGRTFEAAVQKARRALLEFRIRGVSTNVGFLQAVLADPDFAAGGVTTSFIEDHPQLLKAEFGRDRATRLLDFLADVTVNQPHGTAPVSVTPVSKLPQLDRSQPVPDGTRQLLREIGPEEFARRLRAQKTVAVTDTTFRDAHQSLLATRVRTRDLLAVADHVARTTPQLWSVECWGGATYDVALRFLNEDPWERLAALREAIPNIGLQMLLRGRNTVGYTPYPTEVTEAFVQEAAETGIDVFRIFDALNDVSQMRPAIDAVRATGTSVAEVALCYTGDLSSPDEKLYTLDYYLRLADQIVEAGAHVLAIKDMAGLLRAPAARTLVTALRERFDLPVHLHTHDTPGGQLATLLAAIDAGVDAVDAASASMAGGTSQPALSALVSATDHSDRETGLSLASVNAMEPYWEAVRRVYAPFESGLPAPTGRVYRHEIPGGQLSNLRQQAIALGLGEKFEQVEDMYAAANDILGNVVKVTPSSKVVGDLALALVAAKADPAEFEADPASYDVPDSVIGFLNGELGDPPGGWPEPFRSKALAGRTWKQPAESLTTEQQASLATDRRETLNELLFPGPTAAFHESREKYGDLAGVSTIDYLYGLRRGEEHQVRVREGREMIFGLEAISDPDERGYRNVLATVDGQLRPVQVRDRSISAEVASAEKADPANIGHVAAPYDGAVTVSVAEGDTVEAGQTVATIEAMKMEASITAPVAGTVQRLAIPSTKAAEGGDLVLVIG; from the coding sequence ATGTTCTCCAAGGTGCTCGTCGCCAACCGTGGCGAGATCGCAGTCCGGGCCTTCCGTGCGGCGCGCGAGGTCGGCGCCCGCACGGTGGCCGTGTTCCCCCACGAGGACCGCGGGTCCGAGCACCGGATGAAGGCCGAGGAGGCCTACCAGATCGGTGAGGTCGGCCACCCGGTCCGGGCCTACCTCGACCCCGAGGCGATCGTGCAGGTCGCCGTCGACTGCGGCGCCGACGCGATCTACCCCGGCTACGGCTTCCTGTCCGAGAACCCGGCGCTCGCCGAGGCGTGCGCCGCGGCCGGCATCACATTCATCGGCCCGAGCGCCGACGTGCTCACCCTCACCGGCAACAAGGCGCGCGCGATCGCCGCGGCCAAGGCCGCCGGCGTACCCGTGCTGGAGTCGGTGCCCCCCTCGACCGACGTCGACGAGCTGCTGGAGGCCGCCGAGGCGATCGAGGCCCCGCTCTTCGTCAAGGCCGTCGCCGGCGGTGGCGGGCGCGGCATGCGCCGCGTCGACGACCGCGCCGACCTGCGCGAGGCGATCGAGACCTGCATGCGCGAGGCCGAGGGCGCGTTCGGCGACCCGACGGTCTTCATCGAGCAGGCGGTGGTCGACCCGCGCCACATCGAGGTGCAGATCCTCTCCGACGGCACCGGCTCCGAGGACGGCGTGATCCACCTCTACGAGCGCGACTGCTCGGTGCAGCGCCGCCACCAGAAGGTCGTCGAGATCGCCCCGGCGCCCAACCTCGACCCTGAGCTCCGGATGCGCATCTGCGCGGACGCGGTCCGCTTCGCCCGCGAGATCAACTACAAGAACGCCGGCACCGTCGAGTTCCTCCTCGACCCGTCGGGCAAGTACGTCTTCATCGAGATGAACCCCCGCATCCAGGTCGAGCACACCGTGACCGAGGAGGTCACCGGCGTCGACCTCGTGCAGTCGCAGATGCGCATCGCCGCGGGCGCGACCCTCGCCGACCTCGAGCTCACCCAGGACTCCGTCTCCCCGCGCGGCTTCGCGCTGCAGTGCCGGATCACCACCGAGGACCCGGCCAACGGCTTCCGGCCCGACACGGGCCGGATCTCGATGTACCGCTCCCCCGGGGGCCCGGGCGTGCGCCTCGACGGCGGTACGACCTACACCGGCGCCGAGATCAGCCCGCACTTCGACTCGATGCTCGCCAAGCTCACCTGTCGCGGGCGGACCTTCGAGGCGGCGGTCCAGAAGGCCCGTCGCGCGCTGCTGGAGTTCCGCATCCGCGGCGTCTCCACCAACGTCGGCTTCCTCCAGGCCGTGCTGGCCGACCCCGACTTCGCGGCCGGCGGCGTCACGACCTCCTTCATCGAGGACCACCCGCAGCTGCTCAAGGCGGAGTTCGGCCGCGACCGGGCCACGCGCCTGCTCGACTTCCTCGCCGACGTCACGGTCAACCAGCCGCACGGCACCGCCCCGGTCTCGGTGACCCCGGTCAGCAAGCTGCCGCAGCTCGACCGCTCGCAGCCGGTGCCCGACGGCACCCGCCAGCTGCTGCGCGAGATCGGCCCCGAGGAGTTCGCGCGGCGGTTGCGCGCGCAGAAGACCGTCGCCGTCACCGACACCACGTTCCGCGACGCCCACCAGTCGCTGCTCGCCACCCGCGTGCGGACCCGCGACCTGCTCGCCGTGGCCGACCACGTGGCCCGCACGACGCCGCAGCTCTGGTCGGTCGAGTGCTGGGGCGGGGCGACGTACGACGTGGCCCTCCGCTTCCTCAACGAGGACCCGTGGGAGCGGCTCGCCGCCCTGCGCGAGGCGATCCCGAACATCGGCCTCCAGATGCTGCTGCGCGGGCGCAACACGGTCGGTTACACGCCGTACCCGACCGAGGTGACCGAGGCCTTCGTCCAGGAGGCCGCCGAGACCGGCATCGACGTCTTCCGGATCTTCGACGCCCTCAACGACGTCTCCCAGATGCGCCCGGCGATCGACGCGGTGCGCGCCACCGGCACGTCGGTCGCCGAGGTCGCCCTCTGCTACACCGGCGACCTCTCCTCGCCGGACGAGAAGCTCTACACGCTCGACTACTACCTGCGCCTCGCCGACCAGATCGTCGAGGCCGGCGCCCACGTGCTCGCGATCAAGGACATGGCCGGTCTGCTCCGCGCCCCGGCGGCGCGCACGCTGGTGACCGCGCTGCGCGAGCGGTTCGACCTGCCGGTCCACCTGCACACGCACGACACCCCGGGCGGACAGCTCGCGACGCTGCTCGCGGCGATCGACGCCGGTGTCGACGCGGTCGACGCCGCCTCGGCCTCGATGGCCGGCGGCACCTCGCAGCCGGCCCTGTCCGCCCTGGTGTCGGCGACCGACCACTCCGATCGGGAGACCGGTCTCTCGCTCGCGTCCGTCAACGCGATGGAGCCCTACTGGGAGGCCGTGCGCCGCGTCTACGCGCCGTTCGAGTCCGGCCTGCCGGCACCGACGGGCCGGGTCTACCGCCACGAGATCCCCGGCGGCCAGCTCTCCAACCTGCGCCAGCAGGCGATCGCGCTCGGCCTCGGCGAGAAGTTCGAGCAGGTCGAGGACATGTACGCCGCGGCCAACGACATCCTCGGCAACGTCGTCAAGGTGACCCCGTCGTCGAAGGTCGTCGGCGACCTCGCGCTCGCGCTCGTCGCGGCGAAGGCCGACCCGGCCGAGTTCGAGGCCGACCCGGCGTCGTACGACGTCCCAGACTCCGTGATCGGCTTCCTCAACGGCGAGCTGGGCGACCCGCCCGGCGGCTGGCCCGAGCCGTTCCGCAGCAAGGCGCTGGCCGGCAGGACCTGGAAGCAGCCCGCCGAGAGCCTCACCACCGAGCAGCAGGCGAGCCTGGCCACCGACCGGCGCGAGACGCTCAACGAGCTGCTCTTCCCCGGCCCGACGGCCGCCTTCCACGAGTCGCGGGAGAAGTACGGCGACCTCGCGGGCGTCTCGACGATCGACTACCTCTACGGCCTGCGTCGCGGCGAGGAGCACCAGGTCCGCGTCCGCGAGGGCCGGGAGATGATCTTCGGGCTCGAGGCGATCAGCGACCCGGACGAGCGCGGCTACCGCAACGTGCTGGCGACGGTCGACGGCCAGCTGCGGCCCGTGCAGGTGCGCGACCGCAGCATCTCCGCCGAGGTCGCGTCCGCCGAGAAGGCCGACCCGGCCAACATTGGCCACGTCGCCGCGCCCTACGACGGCGCGGTCACCGTGTCCGTCGCCGAGGGTGACACGGTCGAGGCCGGCCAGACGGTCGCGACCATCGAGGCCATGAAGATGGAGGCCTCGATCACCGCCCCGGTCGCCGGCACCGTCCAGCGGCTGGCGATCCCGTCCACCAAGGCTGCCGAGGGCGGCGACCTGGTGCTGGTGATCGGCTGA
- a CDS encoding TetR/AcrR family transcriptional regulator encodes MVDTSTPRARAREQTMRDIVRIGRAHLATDGAAALSLRAVARDLGIVSSAVYRYVASRDELLTLLVVDGYDELGDAVDTALGKVDRQDFAGRTKAIGRAVRAWALAEPATYALLFGSPIPGYEAPAEQTTGPGVRVVGRLVEVWEDAWRAGVIAVDEAPLKPRRLTRDLARLRKEGGISAPDALVARGLFAWAALFGCVTWEVFGQYGSATFADPADLFEQHLTALVESVGLA; translated from the coding sequence ATGGTCGACACCTCCACGCCCCGCGCCCGGGCCCGCGAGCAGACGATGCGCGACATCGTCCGGATCGGTCGTGCGCACCTCGCGACCGACGGCGCAGCGGCCCTGTCGCTGCGGGCGGTCGCGCGCGACCTCGGGATCGTGTCGTCGGCGGTCTACCGCTACGTCGCGAGCCGCGACGAGCTGCTGACCCTGCTGGTCGTCGACGGGTACGACGAGCTGGGCGACGCCGTCGACACGGCCCTCGGGAAGGTCGACCGCCAGGACTTCGCCGGGAGGACGAAGGCGATCGGTCGCGCGGTCCGCGCGTGGGCCCTCGCCGAGCCGGCGACGTACGCCCTCCTCTTCGGCAGCCCCATCCCGGGGTACGAGGCGCCCGCCGAGCAGACGACCGGCCCGGGCGTGCGCGTCGTGGGCCGGCTCGTCGAGGTGTGGGAGGACGCCTGGCGCGCGGGCGTGATCGCGGTCGACGAGGCCCCGCTGAAGCCGCGTCGCCTCACCCGCGACCTCGCCCGGCTCCGCAAGGAGGGCGGGATCAGTGCCCCCGACGCGCTCGTCGCGCGCGGGCTCTTCGCCTGGGCGGCGCTGTTCGGCTGCGTGACGTGGGAGGTGTTCGGGCAGTACGGCTCGGCCACCTTCGCCGATCCTGCCGACCTGTTCGAGCAGCACCTCACGGCGCTGGTGGAGTCGGTGGGGCTGGCGTAG
- a CDS encoding MFS transporter, translating to MALTEIPTPAPAPTAEAGAAAPEPRLRRMSFGLLMVYVAILAVNSGGNGILLPNIVSGIDEASKVGNLAFVTTIAFIANIFAQPVAGALSDATRSRFGRRTPWMVGGALLTSGFLLGLPLAGSVLTVALVWLVVQVGVNALQAAATALVPDRYPPTRRGGVSAMIGVGITIGNAVGVIVAGGTATRGLLPYVVLAVLMVVVVGLFVTLNRDPSSADLPRQRTSAKDFLRGFWISPRQHPDFAWAFASRFLMVIGFYGSQTYGLYILRDYIGLSDAESNSFAATMGVVLLVGVLLSALGSGWLSDKVGRRKPFIVWSSVVMSLALAIPLLVPTTTGVLAYAFLLGLGFGVYISIDLALMTEVLPARLQGESSAGRDLAILGLATTLPQAMSPSIAAALVTITGGYPAVFVSGIVFVMLGAVLVRPIKAVR from the coding sequence ATGGCGCTGACCGAGATCCCCACCCCCGCCCCCGCCCCGACGGCCGAGGCAGGCGCCGCGGCGCCCGAGCCCCGCCTGCGCCGGATGTCCTTCGGCCTGCTGATGGTCTACGTCGCGATCCTCGCGGTGAACTCCGGGGGCAACGGCATCCTGCTGCCCAACATCGTCTCCGGCATCGACGAGGCGTCGAAGGTCGGCAACCTCGCCTTCGTCACCACGATCGCCTTCATCGCCAACATCTTCGCCCAGCCGGTGGCCGGCGCCCTGTCGGACGCGACCCGCTCGCGCTTCGGCCGCCGCACTCCCTGGATGGTCGGCGGCGCCCTGCTCACCAGCGGCTTCCTCCTGGGCCTGCCGCTCGCCGGCTCGGTGCTCACCGTGGCCCTGGTGTGGCTGGTCGTGCAGGTCGGCGTGAACGCCCTGCAGGCCGCCGCGACCGCCCTCGTCCCCGACCGCTATCCCCCGACCCGGCGCGGCGGGGTGTCGGCGATGATCGGCGTCGGCATCACCATCGGCAACGCCGTCGGCGTGATCGTCGCCGGCGGCACCGCGACCCGGGGCCTCCTGCCCTACGTCGTCCTCGCAGTCCTCATGGTCGTCGTCGTCGGGCTCTTCGTCACCCTCAACCGCGACCCCTCGAGCGCCGACCTCCCCCGCCAGCGCACGTCGGCGAAGGACTTCCTGCGCGGCTTCTGGATCAGCCCGCGCCAGCACCCCGACTTCGCCTGGGCGTTCGCGTCGCGCTTCCTCATGGTGATCGGCTTCTACGGCTCGCAGACCTACGGCCTCTACATCCTGCGCGACTACATCGGTCTCAGCGACGCCGAGTCGAACTCGTTCGCCGCCACGATGGGCGTCGTGCTGCTCGTCGGCGTGCTGCTGTCCGCGCTGGGCAGCGGGTGGCTGTCGGACAAGGTCGGGCGGCGCAAGCCCTTCATCGTCTGGTCGTCGGTCGTCATGTCGCTCGCGCTGGCCATCCCGCTCCTCGTGCCCACCACGACCGGCGTGCTGGCGTACGCCTTCCTGCTCGGCCTCGGCTTCGGGGTCTACATCTCGATCGACCTGGCGCTGATGACCGAGGTGCTCCCCGCCCGGCTCCAGGGCGAGAGCAGCGCCGGCCGTGACCTGGCCATCCTCGGGCTGGCGACCACGCTCCCCCAGGCGATGAGCCCGTCGATCGCCGCCGCGCTCGTCACGATCACCGGCGGCTACCCCGCGGTGTTCGTGTCCGGGATCGTCTTCGTGATGCTCGGCGCCGTGCTGGTCCGCCCGATCAAGGCCGTGCGATGA
- a CDS encoding SGNH/GDSL hydrolase family protein, with the protein MRLRPVWTGLAATLLLTTACSAGGTSPGDDALPDPIVDTEVTSDVDYVALGDSFSAGPFIGTMRTDPTGCARSKDNYPAFLADWLDVKSYTDVTCSAATTRDLTGTMTLFDGGTAVPQLDAVSAETDLVTLGMGGNDFGIYDSLIRCQDGRLPVCPVEQLTTDAGKVAGNIRKAVRQIRARAPEADVYVVGYPDILPTEGTCNAVGVPAEVLGPIADVVDVLNGSLRDGATAGGASYVDMEAVSEGHDVCAKGRAWVNGPRFRAGIAAPFHPKINGMRAVASTVYEQVTGEEPDVTEYAEPDPDVIVLNEG; encoded by the coding sequence GTGAGGCTCCGCCCGGTCTGGACGGGTCTCGCCGCGACCCTCCTGCTCACGACCGCGTGCTCCGCCGGTGGCACGTCACCCGGAGACGACGCCCTGCCCGACCCGATCGTCGACACCGAGGTCACCTCCGACGTCGACTACGTCGCGCTGGGCGACTCCTTCTCCGCCGGGCCCTTCATCGGCACCATGCGCACCGACCCGACCGGCTGCGCGCGCTCGAAGGACAACTACCCGGCCTTCCTCGCCGACTGGCTCGACGTGAAGAGCTACACCGACGTCACCTGCTCGGCCGCCACGACCAGGGACCTCACCGGCACGATGACGCTGTTCGACGGCGGCACCGCCGTCCCGCAGCTCGACGCGGTGAGCGCCGAGACCGACCTCGTCACCCTCGGCATGGGCGGCAACGACTTCGGCATCTACGACTCGCTGATCCGCTGCCAGGACGGCCGGCTCCCGGTCTGCCCGGTCGAGCAGCTGACGACCGACGCCGGCAAGGTGGCGGGCAACATCCGCAAGGCGGTGCGCCAGATCCGTGCGCGCGCGCCCGAGGCCGACGTCTACGTCGTCGGCTACCCCGACATCCTCCCGACCGAGGGCACCTGCAACGCCGTCGGCGTCCCGGCCGAGGTGCTCGGCCCCATCGCCGACGTGGTCGACGTCCTCAACGGCTCGCTCCGCGACGGCGCGACGGCCGGCGGGGCGTCGTACGTCGACATGGAAGCCGTGTCGGAGGGCCACGACGTCTGCGCCAAGGGGCGCGCGTGGGTCAACGGGCCGCGGTTCCGCGCCGGGATCGCGGCGCCCTTCCACCCGAAGATCAACGGCATGCGGGCCGTCGCGTCGACGGTCTACGAGCAGGTCACGGGTGAGGAGCCCGACGTCACGGAGTACGCCGAGCCCGACCCGGACGTGATCGTGCTCAACGAGGGGTAG